aatacatggcataaataggatacaaaccataactaaaaatacacagacaccagaacagaagctagataactgggatcttctaaaaaataaacacttatgctcttcaAAGGGCTTCacccaagagtaaaaagagaacctaaagacttcaaaaaaaaattcgGCTATGACAAATGTGACAAaagtataatctctaaaatccataggAAAATCTAACATCTCTatgacaaataactcaattaaaaaatgggcaaaggatatgaacagacacttcatcaaagaagacattcaagtagctaatagaaatatgaggaaatgctcaagatcactagccattacatgaatgcaaattgaaactacaatgagatgccgtCTCACctcgacattactggcatgaatcaaaaaacacaGAGAATGACAAATATTAGAGAGagtgcagggagattggaactctcatgcagtgctggtgggaatggaaaatggtataactattatggaaaatgatatgatatttccttaaaaagctggaaatagaaataccatatgatccagcaatcccactcctagaaatatatcctagagaaatcagggccatcacacaaatagacatatgcacttcCATAGTCATTGCAccattgttcacgatagcaaaaagatgggaacaacctaggtgcccatcaacaaatgaatggataaacaaactatggttcatatacacaatggagtactatgaaacaataaagaacaacgatgaatctgtgaagcacctcacatcatggatgaagctggagggcattatgctgagtgaaataagtcaatcacaaaaaaaacaaatactgtatgagaccactattataaaaactcctgaaaaggtttacacaaagaaacaatctttgatggttaggaaggatgggaagagtggggaggggaaaacactaactagaaaaTGGATAAGTTGTCACAATGGACAAAGATTATGAATGCCTCAGGAATATGAGAAATGTATCAGCTAACTTTGTGAAAGAAACGAAACCAAAACATACTGGCTTAAAACAATCATTTTATTTGCTCACACTTCTATGGATCAGCTGAGCAGTACTCTACTGGGCTGGATTGTCTGTGACTGAATGTTCTAGAAAGTCTCACTTATACCAGACGGCCTCTCTGGATATGGCCAGGATGTTTGGGACAGCTGAAGCCTctctttttctcatctttcattctCCAGTAGACTAACCTGTGTTTCTTAAAACCATGGTCTCGGGGTCTCAATAGCAACACATCATATGCAgtgttttttaagtttttatttttatttttgccaatATCTTATTGAACAAAACATGCCACAACACCAGCCTAGATTCAGCGCACATTATAGTGAAAACTTTCCTCTACTGAGTATATTTCCCATAGCTCCTTTCATGTCCCTAtttctcagactgtagataaaagGATTAAGCATGGGAGTGACCAGAGTGTACAATACAGCCACAATGACATCCTTGCCATTGGAGTCACTGGATGAGGGGAAAATGTACAATCCAATAATTGCCCCATAGTACAGAGACACGACAGAGAGGTGGGAGCCACAAGTGGACAAGGCTTTGCAGATTCCCTTGGTGGAGGGAATTCTCAGGATGGTGGACCCAATGTGGCCATAAGAGACCAGGATGCATATGAATGGAAGGATAATGACCATCCCCCCTACAGTAAGAATAACCAGCTCATTTGTTGTGGTGTCTGAGCTGGACAGCTTAAGTAAGGCAGAgatgtcacagaagaagtgggGGAGAATGTTGTCTCCACAGAAGGAAAGATGGGCCAGGAGCAGGGTGTGTAACAGAGCACTGGCAAAGGATAAAACCCAGGACACAATTACTAGCAAGAAACACAGGCTTTGACTCATGATGGTGGTATAGTGGAGGGAGTGACAAATGGCCACGTACCTGTCATAGGCCATTGAGGTGAGAAGGAAGCTGTCAATATCAGCAAACAGCATGGAAAAATAGACCTGAGAAATGCACCCAGcgtatgagatggattgactctgTGTTTGCATGTTCATCAGCACCTTTGGGGCTGTGACTGATGAGAAAGAGATGTCAGTGATGGCTAAGTggctgaggaagaagtacatgggggtgtggaggcgAGAGTCCAGCCTGATGAGCAGGATGATGAGCAGGTTCCCCAGCACCGTGGTGAGGTACATGCCGAGGAACAGGGCAAAGAACATTCCCTGCTGTTCTGGCTGTATGGGGAGCCCTAAGAGGAGGAATTCAGACACTCTGCTCTGATTATCTCTCTTCatcctgttcttctcttttgctgtaaATGAAAAAACATGTGGAAACATGAAAGAATAAGAAATTATTCTAATGTCAAATAATAAGAAGATGTTTTTGAACTAATCAGTATATAAACATTAATCTGCACATTTCATGTATTTTTCCCCAGTACTGGAGTTATTGGAGTAGTAATGGTGTGACCTATTTATCGTGTGTCCATCTAGAAAACAACACAGCTCTTTAGTAGGAACCATAAAGCATCAGAATAATTTATCAAATCAGACCATGTTTAAAATTGAGAAATTCATCAGtttatttataacagaaatatgagATTAAGAAATTAGGGTGCAAGGCTAGGTCAGCAACCAGTTATTAGGAAGACTATTATCACAAGCTCTCCAATGTGTCTGTTCCCAGCTCTTGACCCTATCTATTCCTCTCACACAGTATTTGGCTAATGTTTGACTTCCATCAGTTGGATCAAGATAAGACACCCAGTGGGCTGCTCTGGATCTCACAGAAATTAGGATTTGCATACTTGGTTGAGAAACATGATAAGTAACTAGTCAAGGCAAGGTCATTAAGGACAGGAATCTAGGTCAATAACAAAAGATCTAGTGGCATACCTTGTAATACAGCCATCAGTCCTTCCTTCAACAAAATTCCTTCCCACTCCTTCACATTTTCGATCAACCATCACACTTTCTAAAGGAATATTTTTTGAAAGGGAAGAATAAAGCCTAGTTTCTCTTCCAAGTTCTGACCCGATTTATTTCCTCAATTCAAACCATAGCACTTTTGTTCCAGTTTCGCAACACCTTGAAAGACGCTGGCTTTTCCAGTCATACCCCATAACTGTCCAAGGAGAAGTTCTTTGTAATTATTTGTCTAGGCTGGTTTATCACTAGCACCTTCGCCTTTTAAACTGATCCTAACCTAGTTTTATGCCAGTGACACATACCTGATGTTTTTCTTGTTTAGAACACTCCTTATACTCTGAATACTATCATTCCTCTCTCGGTCTTCAGATCAGTTGGTCTTAGTACAGTCCATGTGAAAACTGACAAATAAGAAAAGTAATTATGATGCCTGCATCTACTACAAAATAGAACTCATGTAATATTTAAAGAATGCTAATGAATCTCAAGATCTTTCACTTTGAAGACTGAAAGCTGCCTCATTAAAAGACCCATCATTCACACTGGGTATTAATCAAAGACTCCAGTATCTACAAATTCTCCCTACTTGACTataccacaaaaccaaaccaattgccgtcaaactggttctgactcattgtgatcctacgtgttttagagtagaactgcataccATAAGGGTTTAAATgattgtgatcttttggaagcagatttccagaccTTTGTTTTGAGGCAtgcctgggtggactcgaaccaccaacctttcgttaatagccaagctgttaaccatttgtgccacccaccaGCTCTCCAACCTTAAACACAATATCTAAAACCCCTATGTTCTTCTGTCCACTAAGTTTAAAAGGCAGTTCAGAAGACATTGTTATCTGAGAAGAATTGTACATTTTGTTTGGCTGAACATTACTATGTTAATCataatcataaatatataattataagGATGCTAATTGGCTATCTGattgacatttaggttgtttgtaatattttgttatttctaGCCATACCACAATAAATAAGATGGTTCTTATGTTGTTTTGTATAGGAATTTGAAGGTATGTGTACTTATGATTTTAATAGACATTATTAAATTCCTATGTTGTTTTGTATGGAATTTGAAGGTATGTGTACTTATGATTTTAATAGATCTTATTAAATTAGAAAAAGCTAAAACGGGCAATGTAGGTAAGTGTAAGAACTTGAAAGAGGAAAGGGCTAAGGTATTTGAGGAACAGAGAAAATGCAGGAGTATAGTGAGCAAGGGAAGGATATGAGGCAGGAGAATTATCTATGAAGCAGATTATGTCATACCTGTCTTGCCataacagaaaattttaattctGTTTTCAAAGCAGTAGAACATCCATGAAAAGGTTAATCAAATGAGtaatttaaaagttttaaatatCTTGGGGGCTACTAGGTGGAGAATAGAGTATAGGAAGGCAAGAGTGTGGGCAGGAATCTTACTAGAAGGCTACTGCAGTAGTTCAGGTACAAATGAATGACTGTGTACCTGGATTATGGCAGGAATGATGAAGATAATTGAAGAGATTTGGGATaaaatttggagaaaaaaatcaacagaactCAATGGGGAATCAAGAGCAAATGAGAGGATATAGGTATTTATCATTCCCTAAAAATTTGGATAAATGATCCATTTCAGGTAAAGTGCTCTACATGGAGCTATCTGTCTTTTGTTTGAGTGGAATCATGCTACCAATCACGAGCACACACTGAACACCTGCACATGTGAACATACACAAACAGATAATCATATGACTGAATCTAAATTTTACACTTGCTCTAATATGGGCTCTCAGGTAATGAGCACAGATACCTTCAGCTACAAGGCATGGGATGGTTCTTCCATTTTTCTCAAGAAGATCCAGAATCCAATAAAACAGGTGGAGCCTCTAAGAGTCTCAAAGATACATTGCAGCACGGAGAACATCCAAACAAGGTAGATCTGCTCACAACTCCTGAGCAATGGCGTGTAATCTAACTTTATAAATCATGGAGGACCCCAAAGGTAAAGAACTGCAAACTTCAGATTAGAGACAAACAACAAATAACCACTACGTTTTCTTTTGGGTTCCCTTTGGGGAAGAAGTATTTGTTGAGAGCAGGCAATAGGAGAGTTCATCCTTGGGGAATAAACATATCCTAGGAACTCAGTGATTCACAAAGCTTTTGCCCTCTCAGTTTACACTTGGGAAAAAGTTATTAAAGAAGCCAATAATAAACCAAGTTAGAGGTTGTAACCCAGGTCTCTGGCCTCTGAACTTCATGTTATTTAAAGAACTCCACCTTTGGGccaacatttggt
This DNA window, taken from Loxodonta africana isolate mLoxAfr1 chromosome 9, mLoxAfr1.hap2, whole genome shotgun sequence, encodes the following:
- the LOC135232446 gene encoding olfactory receptor 1J21-like, with the protein product MFPHVFSFTAKEKNRMKRDNQSRVSEFLLLGLPIQPEQQGMFFALFLGMYLTTVLGNLLIILLIRLDSRLHTPMYFFLSHLAITDISFSSVTAPKVLMNMQTQSQSISYAGCISQVYFSMLFADIDSFLLTSMAYDRYVAICHSLHYTTIMSQSLCFLLVIVSWVLSFASALLHTLLLAHLSFCGDNILPHFFCDISALLKLSSSDTTTNELVILTVGGMVIILPFICILVSYGHIGSTILRIPSTKGICKALSTCGSHLSVVSLYYGAIIGLYIFPSSSDSNGKDVIVAVLYTLVTPMLNPFIYSLRNRDMKGAMGNILSRGKFSL